The Micropterus dolomieu isolate WLL.071019.BEF.003 ecotype Adirondacks linkage group LG22, ASM2129224v1, whole genome shotgun sequence genome contains a region encoding:
- the fanci gene encoding Fanconi anemia group I protein isoform X2 — protein MMIPLKLIMRTEMDKIVTLSDEESPAELQKYLSSLTNDQLITVITNGALKGKKVGAMIKGIFKGSPPNSTEGSNRRLVVYQHCVPLCESGDLQAEVAADIIGLLMLETHTLPGPSLAQLASVFVEAIKVGKMGSGKSLELFPTVLTALSACEALSYGKGELSGEEYKKQLINSLCSSRWDPQCVIHLTTMFRDVPLSSEELQFLVEKVLRMFTKLDLQEIPPLVYQLLLLSAKGCKKQVLDGIISYFKEQDVRQEEEQRHGESMDLEVQSIPQDQLRHVEGTAILHIVFAIRLDHELGREFLKSFKASYGDLCPFSVALLLSVARIQRYEEQVFELLKGAIIKSFKDEQLQQGSKFLQDLLPGHCSVAQMILDTVKNSVFGWDHVTQGLVQLGFFLMDTFGPKPAPFGKTAEGSATVARTPAQQACKLGGQVLLQGFKMHEPIRGEILEQVLNRLVTKTASPVNHYLELFSDIVVSAPMILLESSSKVTETFDHLSYLPLATVQGLLKAVQPLLKVSMSLKDALILVLRKAMFSSQLDGRKSAVTGFLLLLKNFKVLGSLASSQCSQGVSSSQVQVDVHSRYNSAANEAFCLEILSSLRRCLGQQADVRLMLYEGFYDVLRRNSQLASSIMQTLFSQLRRYYEPEQDLLPPVKLEPCITALGDKVYLQEPLAHLVSCTVHCLLWLQNMRRSANHNADDSDEEEEEEEEEGYQSELQTILESMTRRMIKSELEDFELDKSAEFSMGSSVGVKNNIYAVLVMGVYEVLMEYNFIKANYSKSRFEELMELFSCYHKLFEILKEKSGKGRGPSNKTPRSLLSLGFISTLLTVLFRDSTQCREEALSVLRSSGEFVRYAVSVAVQKIQQLEETGHTDGPDGQNTDRTFRFLCDMTSVLMWRYTNIPSVVEDAGKKEKRSSLSHLCLEGLLRIFTTCQQRYPDRMTQLLSTMDISEDDAEPDDGSVTEMNFFYIRQFQRALFTQLSGGEEDFNSKEAQLLVSILSVLSRQLKPSSQQFVQMITWTVKICKKTSFEDSALSKGLLSLLFNLHVLYKSPVSLLLELCQDIHSQLGDIDQDVEVEKQSHFTIVNMKTATTAALLVLSQADRVLDEVDWLIARKKSQTASDKLGCGEATQTAGQQDPIEKAVTLQLGTLLTALNELVQTALLPGTCTITLLRELTRTYTILTTLVKYYIQVCANQHGALPARFEKLVKLSGSHLTPQCYSFITYAQSGEFSGGGADDKKKKRNEANTAASSKLLRETKAIPNLIFSIEQYEKYLITLSKKSKVNLMQYMKLSTSRDFRINPATLDAALQEQDDSQETTESQDAEETQEPKQKKRKQ, from the exons ATGATGATCCCTCTAAA GTTGATCATGAGGACTGAAATGGATAAAATCGTCACACTGTCAGATGAAGAGAGTCCCGCCGAACTTCAGAAGTATCTGTCATCTCTTACAAATGACCAG CTAATCACTGTAATTACCAATGGCGCACTAAAGGGTAAGAAGGTCGGTGCCATGATCAAAGGCATATTTAAAG GATCTCCACCCAATTCCACTGAAGGGTCAAACCGCAGACTTGTTGTTTATCAACACTGCGTCCccctgtgtgagtccggggaTCTTCAAGCTGAGGTGGCAGCTGATATCATTGGACTGCTGATGCTTGAG ACTCATACACTGCCCGGACCCTCTCTGGCACAACTGgcatctgtttttgttgaagCCATTAAGGTGGGAAAAATGGGAAGTGGGAAATCCCTGGAGCTATTTCCTACTGTACTTACTGCTCTTTCAGCTTGTGAAGCCTTGTCTTATGGCAAAG GTGAACTCAGTGGTGAGGAATacaagaaacagctgatcaacaGTCTCTGTTCAAGCAG ATGGGACCCACAATGTGTTATCCACCTTACGACCATGTTCAG GGATGTGCCCCTGTCATcagaggagctgcagttttTGGTGGAGAAAGTACTGAGGATGTTCACCAAACTGGATCTGCAGGAGATCCCTCCACTGGTTTATCAGCTGCTGCTTTTATCTGCAAag GGTTGTAAGAAACAGGTCCTGGATGGAATCATCAGTTATTTTAAGGAGCAAGATGTTCGCCAGGAAGAAGAGCAGAGACACGGAGA GAGCATGGATTTAGAGGTTCAGTCCATTCCTCAGGACCAGTTGAGGCATGTGGAGGGCACCGCTATCCTCCACATAGTCTTTGCTATTCGACTCGACCATGAACTCGGGAGAGAATTCCTTAAAAGTTTTAAG GCATCTTATGGGGACCTGTGCCCTTTCAGTGTTGCCCTGTTGCTCTCCGTGGCACGCATCCAGCGTTATGAAGAGCAG GTGTTTGAACTATTGAAGGGGGCAATCATCAAGAGCTTCAAGGatgagcagctgcagcaggggTCAAAGTTCCTGCAAGACCTCCTGCCTGGGCACTGCAGTGTGGCTCAGATGATACTGGACACAGTCAAGAACAG TGTGTTTGGTTGGGATCATGTGACCCAGGGTCTTGTGCAGCTGGGCTTCTTCCTCATGGATACATTTGGACCCAAACCTGCACCATTTGGCAAGACTGCAGAAGGGTCTGCTACCGTAGCCCGGACCCCCGCTCAGCAGGCATGTAAGCTGGGAGGACAGGTTCTCTTGCAGGGCTTTAAG ATGCACGAGCCTATCAGAGGCGAGATACTGGAGCAGGTGTTAAATCGATTGGTCACAAAGACAGCCTCACCTGTCAATCATTACTTAG AGCTTTTCTCTGACATTGTGGTCTCTGCTCCCATGATCCTCCTGGAGTCATCCTCCAAGGTGACGGAGACATTTGACCACCTGTCATACCTCCCTTTGGCCACTGTTCAGGGTTTACTAAAAGCTGTCCAg CCCCTGCTCAAAGTCAGTATGTCACTGAAAGATGCTTTGATTTTAGTTCTCCGCAAGGCCATGTTTTCCAG CCAACTGGACGGCAGGAAGTCTGCAGTAACAGGCTTCTTGTTGCTGTTGAAGAACTTCAAAGTGTTGGGCAGCTTGGCGTCGAGCCAGTGTAGCCAGGGAGTCTCCTCTAGCCAG GTCCAAGTGGACGTTCATTCCCGTTACAATTCTGCTGCCAATGAAGCGTTCTGTCTGGAGATCCTCAGCAGCCTCCGTCGCTGCCTCGGCCAGCAGGCTGATGTGCGCCTCATGCTCTATGAG GGTTTCTATGATGTTCTCCGTCGCAACTCTCAACTTGCAAGCTCCATCATGCAGACCCTCTTCTCCCAG CTGAGGCGGTACTATGAGCCTGAACAAGACCTTCTGCCCCCCGTGAAACTGGAACCGTGCATCACAGCTCTCGGAGACAAAGTCTACCTCCAGGAGCCACTG GCCCATCTGGTGAGCTGTACTGTGCATTGCCTGCTGTGGCTGCAGAATATGCGTCGATCAGCAAACCACAACGCTGACGAcagtgatgaggaggaggaagaggaggaggaggagggatacCAGTCTGAACTGCAGACAATTCTAGAGAGCATGACAAGACGCATGATCAAGAGTGAACTGGAGGACTTTGAGCTG GACAAGTCAGCTGAGTTCTCCATGGGATCCAGTGTTGGGGTGAAGAATAATATCTATGCTGTACTGGTGATGGGAGTGTATGAGGTCCTCATGGAGTACAACTTCATCAAAGCCAACTACAG TAAAAGCCGCTTTGAGGAGCTCATGGAGCTGTTCAGCTGCTACCACAAGCTGTTTGAGATCCTGAAGGAGAAATCCGGAAAGGGTCGCGGGCCCTCAAACAAGACCCCCCGCAGTTTACTCTCTTTGGGCTTCATATCAACTCTCCTCACTGTGCTCTTCAG agaCAGCACTCAGTGCAGGGAGGAGGCTCTCTCAGTGCTTCGGTCAAGTGGAGAATTTGTGCGTTATGCAGTAAGTGTGGCTGTACAGAAGAtccagcagctggaggaaacTGGACACACAGATGGCCCAGATggacagaacacagacagaacttTCCGCTTCCTCTGTGACATGACAAG TGTGCTGATGTGGCGGTACACCAACATACCCAGTGTCGTGGAGGACGCAGGGAAGAAGGAGAAGCGTTCCAGCCTGTCCCATCTGTGTCTGGAAGGGCTGCTCAGGATCTTCACAACATGCCAACAGCGCTATCCTGACAGGATGACCCAGCTCCTCTCCACCATGG ACATCTCAGAGGATGATGCCGAGCCAGACGATGGCAGTGTTACAGAGATGAACTTCTTTTACATCCGACAGTTTCAG AGGGCGCTGTTCACACAGTTAAGTGGAGGCGAGGAAGATTTTAACAGCAAAGAGGCTCAGCTGCTGGTCAGCATCTTGAGTGTGCTCTCACGCCAGCTGAAGCCCTCCTCCCAACAG TTTGTTCAGATGATCACATGGACTGTGAAAATCTGCAAAAAGACCAGTTTTG aggATTCTGCTTTGTCCAAGGGcctgctctctcttctcttcaacCTGCATGTTCTCTATAAGAGTCCTGTCAGCTTGTTGCTGGAACTCTGCCAAGACATCCACAGCCAGCTGGGAGATATCGATCAG GATGTGGAGGTGGAAAAACAGTCTCACTTCACCATTGTCAACATGAAGACTGCAACAACCGCAGCA CTGCTGGTCCTGTCACAGGCTGACAGAGTGCTTGATGAGGTGGACTGGCTGATTGCCAGAAAGAAAAGCCAGACGGCCTCAGACAAACTGGGCTGTG GTGAGGCCACCCAGACTGCAGGCCAGCAGGATCCAATAGAGAAAGCGGTGACGCTGCAGCTCGGGACTCTTTTGACAGCATTAAATGAGCTGGTCCAGACGGCACTGCTGCCTGGCACCTGCACCATTACACTGCTGAGAGAACTGACTCGCACATACACCATCCTCACCACCCTGGTCAAATAT TACATCCAGGTGTGTGCCAACCAGCACGGTGCACTGCCAGCACGCTTTGAGAAGCTG GTCAAACTGTCTGGCTCCCACCTAACACCGCAGTGCTACTCTTTCATCACATACGCACAG AGTGGAGAATTTAGTGGTGGAGGTGCGGatgacaagaaaaagaaaaggaatgaAGCGAACACTGCTGCCTCT TCAAAACTTCTGCGTGAGACAAAGGCCATCCCTAACTTGATCTTCAGCATTGAGCAGTATGAGAAATACCTCATCACACTCTCAAAGAAATCAAAG GTTAATCTGATGCAGTACATGAAGCTGAGCACCTCAAGAGACTTCCGCATCAACCCTGCTACTCTGGACGCAGCCTTGCAGGAGCAGGACGACAGTCAGGAG ACCACAGAGTCACAGGATGCAGAAGAGACACAAGAACCcaaacagaagaagagaaaacagtga
- the fanci gene encoding Fanconi anemia group I protein isoform X1 has product MTACLLSPALRLIMRTEMDKIVTLSDEESPAELQKYLSSLTNDQLITVITNGALKGKKVGAMIKGIFKGSPPNSTEGSNRRLVVYQHCVPLCESGDLQAEVAADIIGLLMLETHTLPGPSLAQLASVFVEAIKVGKMGSGKSLELFPTVLTALSACEALSYGKGELSGEEYKKQLINSLCSSRWDPQCVIHLTTMFRDVPLSSEELQFLVEKVLRMFTKLDLQEIPPLVYQLLLLSAKGCKKQVLDGIISYFKEQDVRQEEEQRHGESMDLEVQSIPQDQLRHVEGTAILHIVFAIRLDHELGREFLKSFKASYGDLCPFSVALLLSVARIQRYEEQVFELLKGAIIKSFKDEQLQQGSKFLQDLLPGHCSVAQMILDTVKNSVFGWDHVTQGLVQLGFFLMDTFGPKPAPFGKTAEGSATVARTPAQQACKLGGQVLLQGFKMHEPIRGEILEQVLNRLVTKTASPVNHYLELFSDIVVSAPMILLESSSKVTETFDHLSYLPLATVQGLLKAVQPLLKVSMSLKDALILVLRKAMFSSQLDGRKSAVTGFLLLLKNFKVLGSLASSQCSQGVSSSQVQVDVHSRYNSAANEAFCLEILSSLRRCLGQQADVRLMLYEGFYDVLRRNSQLASSIMQTLFSQLRRYYEPEQDLLPPVKLEPCITALGDKVYLQEPLAHLVSCTVHCLLWLQNMRRSANHNADDSDEEEEEEEEEGYQSELQTILESMTRRMIKSELEDFELDKSAEFSMGSSVGVKNNIYAVLVMGVYEVLMEYNFIKANYSKSRFEELMELFSCYHKLFEILKEKSGKGRGPSNKTPRSLLSLGFISTLLTVLFRDSTQCREEALSVLRSSGEFVRYAVSVAVQKIQQLEETGHTDGPDGQNTDRTFRFLCDMTSVLMWRYTNIPSVVEDAGKKEKRSSLSHLCLEGLLRIFTTCQQRYPDRMTQLLSTMDISEDDAEPDDGSVTEMNFFYIRQFQRALFTQLSGGEEDFNSKEAQLLVSILSVLSRQLKPSSQQFVQMITWTVKICKKTSFEDSALSKGLLSLLFNLHVLYKSPVSLLLELCQDIHSQLGDIDQDVEVEKQSHFTIVNMKTATTAALLVLSQADRVLDEVDWLIARKKSQTASDKLGCGEATQTAGQQDPIEKAVTLQLGTLLTALNELVQTALLPGTCTITLLRELTRTYTILTTLVKYYIQVCANQHGALPARFEKLVKLSGSHLTPQCYSFITYAQSGEFSGGGADDKKKKRNEANTAASSKLLRETKAIPNLIFSIEQYEKYLITLSKKSKVNLMQYMKLSTSRDFRINPATLDAALQEQDDSQETTESQDAEETQEPKQKKRKQ; this is encoded by the exons ATGACCGCTTGTCTTCTCTCGCCAGCTCTGAG GTTGATCATGAGGACTGAAATGGATAAAATCGTCACACTGTCAGATGAAGAGAGTCCCGCCGAACTTCAGAAGTATCTGTCATCTCTTACAAATGACCAG CTAATCACTGTAATTACCAATGGCGCACTAAAGGGTAAGAAGGTCGGTGCCATGATCAAAGGCATATTTAAAG GATCTCCACCCAATTCCACTGAAGGGTCAAACCGCAGACTTGTTGTTTATCAACACTGCGTCCccctgtgtgagtccggggaTCTTCAAGCTGAGGTGGCAGCTGATATCATTGGACTGCTGATGCTTGAG ACTCATACACTGCCCGGACCCTCTCTGGCACAACTGgcatctgtttttgttgaagCCATTAAGGTGGGAAAAATGGGAAGTGGGAAATCCCTGGAGCTATTTCCTACTGTACTTACTGCTCTTTCAGCTTGTGAAGCCTTGTCTTATGGCAAAG GTGAACTCAGTGGTGAGGAATacaagaaacagctgatcaacaGTCTCTGTTCAAGCAG ATGGGACCCACAATGTGTTATCCACCTTACGACCATGTTCAG GGATGTGCCCCTGTCATcagaggagctgcagttttTGGTGGAGAAAGTACTGAGGATGTTCACCAAACTGGATCTGCAGGAGATCCCTCCACTGGTTTATCAGCTGCTGCTTTTATCTGCAAag GGTTGTAAGAAACAGGTCCTGGATGGAATCATCAGTTATTTTAAGGAGCAAGATGTTCGCCAGGAAGAAGAGCAGAGACACGGAGA GAGCATGGATTTAGAGGTTCAGTCCATTCCTCAGGACCAGTTGAGGCATGTGGAGGGCACCGCTATCCTCCACATAGTCTTTGCTATTCGACTCGACCATGAACTCGGGAGAGAATTCCTTAAAAGTTTTAAG GCATCTTATGGGGACCTGTGCCCTTTCAGTGTTGCCCTGTTGCTCTCCGTGGCACGCATCCAGCGTTATGAAGAGCAG GTGTTTGAACTATTGAAGGGGGCAATCATCAAGAGCTTCAAGGatgagcagctgcagcaggggTCAAAGTTCCTGCAAGACCTCCTGCCTGGGCACTGCAGTGTGGCTCAGATGATACTGGACACAGTCAAGAACAG TGTGTTTGGTTGGGATCATGTGACCCAGGGTCTTGTGCAGCTGGGCTTCTTCCTCATGGATACATTTGGACCCAAACCTGCACCATTTGGCAAGACTGCAGAAGGGTCTGCTACCGTAGCCCGGACCCCCGCTCAGCAGGCATGTAAGCTGGGAGGACAGGTTCTCTTGCAGGGCTTTAAG ATGCACGAGCCTATCAGAGGCGAGATACTGGAGCAGGTGTTAAATCGATTGGTCACAAAGACAGCCTCACCTGTCAATCATTACTTAG AGCTTTTCTCTGACATTGTGGTCTCTGCTCCCATGATCCTCCTGGAGTCATCCTCCAAGGTGACGGAGACATTTGACCACCTGTCATACCTCCCTTTGGCCACTGTTCAGGGTTTACTAAAAGCTGTCCAg CCCCTGCTCAAAGTCAGTATGTCACTGAAAGATGCTTTGATTTTAGTTCTCCGCAAGGCCATGTTTTCCAG CCAACTGGACGGCAGGAAGTCTGCAGTAACAGGCTTCTTGTTGCTGTTGAAGAACTTCAAAGTGTTGGGCAGCTTGGCGTCGAGCCAGTGTAGCCAGGGAGTCTCCTCTAGCCAG GTCCAAGTGGACGTTCATTCCCGTTACAATTCTGCTGCCAATGAAGCGTTCTGTCTGGAGATCCTCAGCAGCCTCCGTCGCTGCCTCGGCCAGCAGGCTGATGTGCGCCTCATGCTCTATGAG GGTTTCTATGATGTTCTCCGTCGCAACTCTCAACTTGCAAGCTCCATCATGCAGACCCTCTTCTCCCAG CTGAGGCGGTACTATGAGCCTGAACAAGACCTTCTGCCCCCCGTGAAACTGGAACCGTGCATCACAGCTCTCGGAGACAAAGTCTACCTCCAGGAGCCACTG GCCCATCTGGTGAGCTGTACTGTGCATTGCCTGCTGTGGCTGCAGAATATGCGTCGATCAGCAAACCACAACGCTGACGAcagtgatgaggaggaggaagaggaggaggaggagggatacCAGTCTGAACTGCAGACAATTCTAGAGAGCATGACAAGACGCATGATCAAGAGTGAACTGGAGGACTTTGAGCTG GACAAGTCAGCTGAGTTCTCCATGGGATCCAGTGTTGGGGTGAAGAATAATATCTATGCTGTACTGGTGATGGGAGTGTATGAGGTCCTCATGGAGTACAACTTCATCAAAGCCAACTACAG TAAAAGCCGCTTTGAGGAGCTCATGGAGCTGTTCAGCTGCTACCACAAGCTGTTTGAGATCCTGAAGGAGAAATCCGGAAAGGGTCGCGGGCCCTCAAACAAGACCCCCCGCAGTTTACTCTCTTTGGGCTTCATATCAACTCTCCTCACTGTGCTCTTCAG agaCAGCACTCAGTGCAGGGAGGAGGCTCTCTCAGTGCTTCGGTCAAGTGGAGAATTTGTGCGTTATGCAGTAAGTGTGGCTGTACAGAAGAtccagcagctggaggaaacTGGACACACAGATGGCCCAGATggacagaacacagacagaacttTCCGCTTCCTCTGTGACATGACAAG TGTGCTGATGTGGCGGTACACCAACATACCCAGTGTCGTGGAGGACGCAGGGAAGAAGGAGAAGCGTTCCAGCCTGTCCCATCTGTGTCTGGAAGGGCTGCTCAGGATCTTCACAACATGCCAACAGCGCTATCCTGACAGGATGACCCAGCTCCTCTCCACCATGG ACATCTCAGAGGATGATGCCGAGCCAGACGATGGCAGTGTTACAGAGATGAACTTCTTTTACATCCGACAGTTTCAG AGGGCGCTGTTCACACAGTTAAGTGGAGGCGAGGAAGATTTTAACAGCAAAGAGGCTCAGCTGCTGGTCAGCATCTTGAGTGTGCTCTCACGCCAGCTGAAGCCCTCCTCCCAACAG TTTGTTCAGATGATCACATGGACTGTGAAAATCTGCAAAAAGACCAGTTTTG aggATTCTGCTTTGTCCAAGGGcctgctctctcttctcttcaacCTGCATGTTCTCTATAAGAGTCCTGTCAGCTTGTTGCTGGAACTCTGCCAAGACATCCACAGCCAGCTGGGAGATATCGATCAG GATGTGGAGGTGGAAAAACAGTCTCACTTCACCATTGTCAACATGAAGACTGCAACAACCGCAGCA CTGCTGGTCCTGTCACAGGCTGACAGAGTGCTTGATGAGGTGGACTGGCTGATTGCCAGAAAGAAAAGCCAGACGGCCTCAGACAAACTGGGCTGTG GTGAGGCCACCCAGACTGCAGGCCAGCAGGATCCAATAGAGAAAGCGGTGACGCTGCAGCTCGGGACTCTTTTGACAGCATTAAATGAGCTGGTCCAGACGGCACTGCTGCCTGGCACCTGCACCATTACACTGCTGAGAGAACTGACTCGCACATACACCATCCTCACCACCCTGGTCAAATAT TACATCCAGGTGTGTGCCAACCAGCACGGTGCACTGCCAGCACGCTTTGAGAAGCTG GTCAAACTGTCTGGCTCCCACCTAACACCGCAGTGCTACTCTTTCATCACATACGCACAG AGTGGAGAATTTAGTGGTGGAGGTGCGGatgacaagaaaaagaaaaggaatgaAGCGAACACTGCTGCCTCT TCAAAACTTCTGCGTGAGACAAAGGCCATCCCTAACTTGATCTTCAGCATTGAGCAGTATGAGAAATACCTCATCACACTCTCAAAGAAATCAAAG GTTAATCTGATGCAGTACATGAAGCTGAGCACCTCAAGAGACTTCCGCATCAACCCTGCTACTCTGGACGCAGCCTTGCAGGAGCAGGACGACAGTCAGGAG ACCACAGAGTCACAGGATGCAGAAGAGACACAAGAACCcaaacagaagaagagaaaacagtga